Proteins co-encoded in one Eremothecium sinecaudum strain ATCC 58844 chromosome VI, complete sequence genomic window:
- the PIN2 gene encoding Pin2p (Syntenic homolog of Ashbya gossypii ADL259W; Syntenic homolog of Saccharomyces cerevisiae YOR104W (PIN2)): protein MHLNVCPRQLMRRSFFSEAGSTMRSFRHWDTCMNNKVCKIFAITGIVLGSLITIWITGCVLRCFKHGVSGIIEFACWPCTACRRRGKYREAKAQTISPMIFTPGAPNMVYTPMVHPEPAHYLTKDQYYSERTQDGSDDEKYYDMAAQKQNMSYKDNYPRRVHTPIVYDEDVDHREELIWSTQRASQTGIPSPYAPYGGAAWGQHQQHQAPYPSDSATSGRNDLHLHHH from the coding sequence ATGCATCTAAACGTTTGCCCAAGGCAGCTTATGCGTCGATCATTCTTTTCCGAGGCTGGTTCAACCATGCGCAGCTTTCGTCATTGGGATACGTGCATGAATAACAAAGTTTGCAAGATATTTGCAATTACAGGGATTGTTCTTGGATCTTTAATTACAATATGGATCACAGGATGTGTGCTTCGTTGCTTCAAACATGGCGTGTCAGGTATAATCGAATTTGCGTGTTGGCCATGCACCGCATGCAGGAGGCGTGGAAAATATAGAGAGGCGAAAGCCCAGACTATATCGCCGATGATATTTACACCAGGGGCACCGAACATGGTTTATACGCCTATGGTACATCCGGAGCCAGCCCATTATCTTACGAAAGACCAATACTATAGCGAGCGTACGCAAGATGGCTCGGATGACGAAAAGTACTATGATATGGCGGCACAAAAACAGAACATGTCATATAAGGATAACTATCCTCGGCGAGTTCATACGCCTATTGTCTATGATGAAGATGTAGATCATCGAGAGGAGTTGATATGGAGTACGCAGCGCGCTAGCCAAACTGGTATTCCTTCACCATATGCCCCTTATGGGGGCGCTGCTTGGGGACAACACCAGCAACACCAGGCTCCGTATCCGAGCGATTCAGCCACTAGTGGCCGAAATGACCTTCATTTGCACCATCACTGA
- the OCA1 gene encoding putative tyrosine protein phosphatase OCA1 (Syntenic homolog of Ashbya gossypii ADL260W; Syntenic homolog of Saccharomyces cerevisiae YNL099C (OCA1)): MADCEDNREVRSGSQSRGDDIILVPRARNDPIVPPLNFCPVERFLYRSGQPSAVNFPFLLNLGLRTIIWLANEEPQDALLAFCDLHDIRLQFAAINPDGGEDDNPWDGLTEHSIVSALQTIVDQANYPLLVCCGMGRHRTGTVIGCLRRIMGWNLASVSEEYRRFTGSRGGRILVELLIETFDTKSVTIDREKAPAWLVSAIDGAGSIYTTETITTEDVGDHHSNDQC; the protein is encoded by the coding sequence ATGGCAGACTGCGAAGATAATAGGGAGGTGCGTAGTGGCTCTCAAAGCAGGGGGGACGATATAATACTGGTTCCGCGGGCCCGTAACGATCCTATAGTACCGCCTCTGAACTTCTGTCCTGTAGAACGCTTCCTATACCGGAGTGGACAACCTTCCGCGGTTAATTTCCCCTTCCTACTGAACCTAGGTCTGCGGACCATCATATGGCTTGCCAACGAAGAACCCCAGGACGCCCTTCTGGCTTTCTGCGACCTACACGACATACGGCTCCAGTTTGCTGCAATTAATCCCGACGGCGGTGAGGATGACAATCCCTGGGATGGTTTAACTGAGCATTCGATAGTCTCCGCGTTGCAGACGATCGTTGACCAGGCCAACTACCCGCTGCTTGTTTGTTGTGGTATGGGGCGGCACCGTACGGGCACTGTGATTGGCTGTCTCCGAAGAATCATGGGCTGGAATCTCGCAAGTGTTTCAGAAGAATACCGCAGATTTACAGGTTCAAGAGGTGGCAGAATCCTTGTGGAACTACTCATTGAGACCTTTGATACTAAGTCTGTAACTATTGACAGAGAAAAGGCGCCAGCCTGGTTGGTCAGTGCCATTGACGGCGCTGGAAGTATATACACAACAGAGACCATTACTACAGAGGATGTTGGCGATCATCACAGTAATGATCAATGCTAG
- the GCD10 gene encoding tRNA 1-methyladenosine methyltransferase subunit GCD10 (Syntenic homolog of Ashbya gossypii ADL255C; Syntenic homolog of Saccharomyces cerevisiae YNL062C (GCD10)), translating into MNSLEQLAFNQNVLVRLPSDNLKIVELKPNGVLSLGKFGACYVNDIIGYPLGTTFEIWYDGTETETVRGSSSVIGKVKVMDHRANTNAPGNSEASPQPAELGNVESSKTNVNLFDMGHKVQKLEHQEIEKMKLDAVSGTDIISKMIESHGSFHQKTIQSQEKYLKRKKQKFAKFFTVEYLGSSELLHFLLEKGDVMRVMDLAEESLGMILNLANIHSGGKYLCMDETGGIVVYAMMERMFGGLEDDFEGTIVVLHENEHANLDLLKFANYSPEFINKHVKTISILNYFEPPTLEEVNASFTPLDETQLRELKSNKKGAYYRRLKRYQADLEMVKLSSDISYDALVTASTLQLSTLIPRLSKNVHGSRPIVCYSQFREPLLELSHCLYEQLDFLAPTLLETRCRPYQTIRGKLHPLMTMKSGGGFLMWTHKVIPAVDDGSLQNTAEVTETSE; encoded by the coding sequence ATGAATAGTCTAGAGCAACTTGCATTTAACCAAAATGTGTTGGTGAGACTTCCCTCGGACAACCTGAAAATTGTGGAATTGAAACCCAATGGAGTCCTGTCACTAGGTAAATTCGGTGCTTGCTATGTTAACGATATAATTGGCTATCCATTAGGAACAACCTTTGAGATCTGGTATGACGGAACTGAGACTGAGACTGTACGTGGATCTTCATCAGTAATTGGAAAAGTTAAGGTTATGGATCATAGGGCAAATACGAATGCACCAGGAAACTCCGAAGCATCTCCTCAGCCAGCTGAACTTGGAAATGTCGAAAGCAGCAAAACCAATGTGAATCTGTTTGACATGGGACATAAGGTACAGAAATTGGAGCATCAAGAAATAGAGAAAATGAAGCTCGACGCTGTGTCGGGCACTGACATTATATCGAAAATGATAGAGTCCCATGGTAGTTTCCACCAGAAAACGATCCAATCCCAGGAAAAGTACCTGAAGCGTAAGAAACAGAAATTTGCAAAGTTTTTTACCGTAGAGTACCTGGGTAGTTCGGAACTGTTGCACTTTCTTCTTGAGAAGGGAGACGTGATGCGGGTCATGGATCTAGCTGAGGAGTCTCTTGGGATGATCTTAAACCTGGCTAATATCCACTCAGGCGGTAAATATTTATGCATGGATGAAACTGGTGGTATAGTGGTGTATGCCATGATGGAGCGAATGTTTGGTGGTCTAGAGGACGACTTTGAGGGCACCATAGTGGTTCTCCACGAAAATGAGCATGCAAACTTGGACTTACTAAAGTTTGCTAATTACTCTCCGGAATTTATCAACAAGCATGTGAAGACGATATCAATATTGAACTACTTTGAACCACCAACTTTAGAAGAGGTCAATGCGTCGTTCACTCCTCTTGATGAGACCCAGCTACGGGAattgaagagcaataaAAAAGGTGCGTACTACAGGCGCCTCAAGAGATACCAAGCAGACCTGGAAATGGTTAAATTGAGTTCCGATATAAGCTATGATGCTCTAGTCACTGCTTCAACATTACAGCTATCAACACTAATCCCAAGGCTGTCAAAAAATGTCCACGGCTCTAGACCTATAGTCTGTTATAGTCAGTTCAGAGAACCTTTGCTGGAACTATCGCATTGTCTTTACGAGCAGTTGGACTTCTTGGCGCCAACACTACTGGAAACCCGCTGTCGGCCTTATCAGACAATAAGAGGCAAGTTACATCCTCTTATGACGATGAAGTCGGGTGGTGGCTTTCTAATGTGGACGCATAAGGTTATCCCTGCGGTTGACGATGGTAGCCTGCAAAACACCGCAGAGGTTACGGAAACTTCTGAATGA
- the MTQ1 gene encoding S-adenosylmethionine-dependent methyltransferase (Syntenic homolog of Ashbya gossypii ADL256W; Syntenic homolog of Saccharomyces cerevisiae YNL063W (MTQ1)), whose product MTRISPKLIRQALREQQLLPFLLPECRTLEQARTELRWIQTELKVPAEVHKACVLRARGVPLQYILGSQPFGPLLVQCQPGVLIPRWETEEWAYELGKRFAVAQQEALELIDLCTGTGCVALLLRYMIHGAQATAVDISRTAVALARKNSLSQNVPITVLQQDVLRPITGDLSGRHFDLLTCNPPYVPRSTYVGSCTTSVRRYEPKLALIADKEFYANLVDSWLQRTDSFVYEVGQLEQCEYVLSKVEGHPDISDAWRVGFREDANGKTRVVYGYRRNSKRPLEAIFKGFGRIMH is encoded by the coding sequence ATGACTAGAATAAGCCCCAAACTGATCCGACAGGCGCTGCGGGAGCAACAATTGCTTCCGTTTTTGCTTCCTGAGTGTCGCACTCTGGAGCAGGCCCGGACAGAGCTGCGGTGGATCCAGACGGAGCTAAAGGTTCCTGCGGAAGTCCATAAAGCATGTGTATTACGGGCACGTGGCGTGCCACTGCAGTATATCCTTGGATCACAGCCTTTTGGTCCGCTATTAGTGCAATGTCAGCCAGGAGTATTAATTCCACGATGGGAGACTGAAGAGTGGGCGTATGAACTGGGGAAGCGATTCGCTGTGGCACAGCAGGAAGCTCTGGAACTGATAGATTTATGCACCGGAACAGGCTGTGTTGCTCTACTGTTGCGCTATATGATTCATGGAGCACAGGCAACAGCAGTTGATATTTCACGTACGGCTGTCGCTTTGGCGCGTAAGAACTCGCTATCGCAAAACGTACCGATTACAGTTCTGCAGCAGGATGTTCTTCGACCGATTACAGGCGATTTATCGGGTCGACACTTTGATTTGCTGACCTGCAATCCGCCCTATGTTCCGCGCTCAACTTACGTAGGCTCTTGCACGACGTCGGTAAGGAGATACGAGCCAAAACTGGCACTCATAGCTGACAAAGAGTTTTACGCCAACCTAGTTGACTCCTGGCTGCAGCGAACTGATTCATTTGTATATGAAGTAGGCCAGCTGGAGCAATGTGAATATGTGCTCAGTAAAGTTGAGGGCCACCCTGACATTAGCGATGCGTGGCGCGTGGGGTTTAGAGAAGATGCTAATGGTAAAACCCGAGTAGTATATGGGTATCGTCGTAATAGTAAAAGGCCACTGGAGGCTATATTCAAAGGATTCGGAAGAATCATGCATTAA
- the NOP2 gene encoding rRNA (cytosine-C5-)-methyltransferase NOP2 (Syntenic homolog of Ashbya gossypii ADL254W; Syntenic homolog of Saccharomyces cerevisiae YNL061W (NOP2)), translating into MGSRRAKNKQPAPPSLEEFQSSKERKLERKKKSKRPVENDEVVVEKKSKKAKKSKKHEEKVPEVEVEEDIRDPEAERKSLFSDEEVVEDEELNEDLKDEFDLEQEYDDGEDEEVREKPLFSDDEDENLEELNAANMEALSMKLDEEEALEADEAEMELVEGDKIQPRAIVLPTVEQEEVEEQGPPDLTAVRTRMLEVMKVLEDFKNLAAEGTSRSQYVDRLIKDICKYFGYSPFLAEKLFNLFSPAEAMEFFEANEVARPVTIRTNTLKCRRRDLAQALVNRGVNLQPIGSWTKVGLQIFESQVPVGATPEYLAGHYILQAASSFLPVIALDPQENERILDMAAAPGGKTTYISALMKNTGCVFANDANKARTKSLIANIHRLGCTNTIVCNYDAREFPKVIGGFDRILLDAPCSGTGVIGKDQSVKTSRTEKDFMQIPHLQKQLILSAIDSVDSSSKHGGVIVYSTCSVAVEENEAVVDYALRKRPNVKLVDTGLAIGKEGFTSYRGKKFHSSVNLTRRYYPHTYNVDGFFVAKFQKLGPSKFDDNKASAKEKEAAARQEALEEGIIHDNFASFDDSEDEKYIARSKKVSLLKKGKNPKAKTSQAKQ; encoded by the coding sequence ATGGGTTCTAGACGTGCTAAGAACAAGCAACCAGCACCTCCTTCATTGGAGGAATTCCAGAGCTCTAAGGAGAGGAAGTTGgaaaggaagaagaaatcTAAGAGACCTGTAGAGAACGATGAAGTTGTGGTTGAAAAGAAGTCAAAGAAGGCTAAGAAGTCCAAAAAGCATGAAGAGAAGGTTCCAGAAGTAGAAGTTGAGGAGGACATTAGAGATCCGGAAGCGGAGCGTAAGTCATTGTTTTCAGATGAGGAGGTGGTTGAAGACGAGGAATTAAATGAAGATTTGAAAGATGAGTTTGATTTAGAGCAGGAATATGATGATGGCgaggatgaagaagtcAGAGAAAAGCCACTATTTTCGGATGATGAAGACGAAAACCTGGAAGAGTTGAACGCAGCAAACATGGAAGCGTTATCTATGAAATTGGACGAGGAGGAAGCGTTGGAAGCTGATGAGGCTGAGATGGAATTGGTTGAAGGAGACAAGATCCAGCCACGTGCAATTGTTTTGCCAACTGTGGAGCAAGAGGAGGTCGAGGAACAAGGTCCACCAGATTTGACTGCAGTGAGAACTAGAATGCTAGAAGTCATGAAGGTTTTGGAAGACTTCAAGAACTTGGCAGCAGAGGGTACTTCAAGATCGCAGTACGTTGACAGACTCATAAAGGATATCTGCAAATACTTTGGTTACAGTCCTTTCTTGGCAGAAAAACTGTTTAACCTATTCTCTCCAGCGGAGGCTATGGAGTTTTTTGAAGCTAACGAAGTTGCCAGACCAGTTACCATCAGGACCAATACGTTGAAATGCAGAAGAAGGGATCTTGCCCAAGCGCTGGTCAACCGTGGTGTCAACTTGCAACCTATTGGGTCATGGACTAAGGTTGGTCTTCAAATTTTCGAATCTCAGGTTCCAGTTGGTGCTACTCCAGAATACTTGGCAGGACACTACATTCTCCAGGCAGCTTCATCCTTTTTACCTGTTATTGCACTTGATCCTCAGGAAAATGAGAGAATATTGGACATGGCTGCAGCTCCAGGTGGTAAGACCACATACATTTCTGCTTTAATGAAGAACACTGGTTGTGTCTTTGCAAACGATGCTAACAAAGCTAGAACCAAGTCTTTGATTGCCAACATACATCGTCTTGGCTGTACCAATACCATCGTATGTAACTACGATGCTCGTGAATTTCCAAAGGTGATTGGTGGGTTTGACAGAATCCTTTTAGACGCCCCCTGTTCAGGTACAGGTGTTATTGGTAAGGATCAGTCTGTTAAAACATCTCGTACAGAAAAGGATTTCATGCAAATTCCTCATCTACAAAAGCAGCTGATACTTTCTGCTATTGACTCTGTTGACTCAAGCTCCAAGCATGGCGGTGTAATCGTGTACTCAACCTGTTCAGTTGCAGTTGAAGAGAATGAGGCGGTCGTGGATTATGCATTAAGAAAGAGACCAAATGTGAAGTTAGTTGACACTGGTTTGGCAATCGGTAAGGAAGGTTTCACTAGTTATAGAGGAAAGAAGTTCCATTCTAGCGTCAACTTGACCAGAAGGTATTATCCACATACTTATAATGTCGACGGTTTCTTTGTAGCTAAATTCCAGAAGCTTGGTCCATCTAAGTTCGACGATAACAAAGCTAGCGCCAAGGAGAAGGAAGCCGCTGCTAGACAAGAAGCATTGGAAGAAGGTATTATTCACGATAACTTTGCCTCATTCGATGACAGCGAAGATGAGAAGTACATTGCAAGATCTAAAAAGGTCAGCTTGTTGAAAAAGGGTAAGAACCCAAAGGCTAAAACTTCCCAAGCAAAGCAATAA
- the YDJ1 gene encoding type I HSP40 co-chaperone YDJ1 (Syntenic homolog of Ashbya gossypii ADL257C; Syntenic homolog of Saccharomyces cerevisiae YNL064C (YDJ1)) gives MVRDTKLYDLLGVSPDANDSQIKKAYRKSALKYHPDKNPSSEAADKFKQITAAYEILSDPQKRDVYDQYGEEGFTGGGPGGPGGGFGGFGEDLFSQFFGGGASRPRGPQKGRDIKHEISCTLEQLYKGRTTKLALNKTVLCKGCDGRGGKAGAVKRCSSCDGQGVKFITRQMGPMIQRFQTTCDVCKGEGDVIDPKDRCRKCDGKKIANERKILEVNVEPGMKNGQKVVFQGEADQQPGVIAGDVIFVINEQQHPRFIRSGDNLHYEAEIDLLTAIAGGQFALEHISGDWLKVDILPGEVISPGLVKVIEGKGMPIQKYGSYGNLLIKFTVKFPEPNFADEETLKQLEFILPPRSVPQIPASAEVEECILTNFEAGKHEARSSNGRGQSYDSDEEEAHAEGVQCASQ, from the coding sequence ATGGTTAGAGATACAAAATTATACGACTTGCTAGGCGTTAGTCCAGATGCAAATGATAGTCAGATAAAGAAGGCATACAGGAAGTCAGCTTTGAAATATCATCCAGATAAAAACCCAAGCTCTGAAGCAGCAGATAAGTTTAAGCAGATTACAGCAGCATATGAAATTTTGTCAGATCCTCAAAAAAGAGATGTCTACGATCAATATGGTGAAGAAGGGTTTACTGGCGGTGGTCCCGGCGGCCCAGGAGGCGGTTTCGGTGGTTTTGGTGAAGATCTCTTCTCTCAATTCTTTGGAGGTGGAGCTTCAAGGCCTAGAGGTCCTCAAAAGGGTAGAGATATCAAGCACGAAATTAGCTGCACATTAGAGCAGTTGTACAAAGGCCGTACTACTAAGTTGGCTTTGAATAAGACTGTTCTATGTAAGGGTTGTGATGGCCGTGGTGGTAAGGCTGGCGCTGTAAAGAGATGTTCATCTTGTGATGGTCAAGGTGTTAAGTTTATCACAAGACAAATGGGACCTATGATTCAAAGATTCCAGACTACATGTGATGTTTGTAAGGGTGAAGGTGATGTTATTGATCCAAAGGACCGTTGTAGGAAGTGTGATGGTAAGAAGATCGCTAATGAGAGGAAAATTTTGGAGGTTAATGTTGAACCAGGTATGAAGAACGGGCAAAAGGTTGTTTTCCAAGGTGAAGCTGACCAACAGCCTGGTGTGATTGCCGGTGATGTCATTTTTGTAATCAACGAACAACAACACCCAAGATTTATTAGAAGCGGTGACAATTTGCACTATGAAGCGGAAATTGACTTGTTAACAGCTATTGCTGGTGGTCAATTTGCTTTAGAACATATATCTGGTGACTGGTTGAAGGTTGATATTCTACCTGGTGAGGTTATTTCCCCAGGTCTAGTTAAGGTTATCGAAGGTAAGGGTATGCCAATTCAGAAGTATGGTTCATATGGTAACTTATTGATCAAGTTCACTGTGAAGTTCCCAGAACCAAACTTTGCCGACGAGGAAACCTTGAAGCAGCTTGAATTTATCTTGCCTCCAAGAAGTGTTCCTCAAATTCCTGCAAGCGcagaagttgaagaatGTATTCTAACGAACTTTGAGGCTGGGAAGCATGAAGCAAGATCAAGCAACGGAAGGGGTCAAAGTTACGATTCCGATGAGGAGGAAGCTCATGCTGAAGGTGTTCAATGTGCTTCTCAATGA
- the ARP5 gene encoding actin-related protein ARP5 (Syntenic homolog of Ashbya gossypii ADL253C; Syntenic homolog of Saccharomyces cerevisiae YNL059C (ARP5)), whose protein sequence is MSRDSEQPPLKVHVIEEPPVTTEPEPFFHCSEGGGNIPIAIDFGSYEVRAGYVNEALPVLVYPNRLARYRDRKASKTYTFVGNDTNLDQSIRTQSKSPFDGSMITNWDYVEDMLGYTFNHLGVKGQGGVNNPVLITERMAALQSQRSNWYELLFECYAVPKVTFGIDSLFSFFGEQQRPDSTGLVISSGNGDTNVIPVVCGKAALTEAKRINWGGRQSVDYLSGLLSLKYPYFPTKLATSQFETMYHSFSYVATDFATELEDMLTLEKLEKEDIVVEAPFTEIVTVQKTEEELQLQAEKRRETGKRLQEQAKQRRKEMLQQKEEEYEYYLQIRAQLQDQPKKNILSTLQNAGFDDEDDFQKYITSLERTLKRARILDADDNDEDEKAEPTFDLLNIPDEELSEEQKREKRKQRLMKANYDARMKAKEEKLEQQKKEEEARLKDEQWRKDDLQGWIKNKRLRLSQLMKTRKEKLKMKDDMKDRKSQAAQKRMKNIASLAEDSISSNKRSRQQATIDNDPNDTFGANDDDWMIYNDISQSPEALDEAIEEEYKIIVEIEKELLEHDPNFTEEDTLEAQYDWRNSILHLFLRGPRPHDSENVHEQYQLHLNVERIRVPEVIFQPSIGGLDQAGIVELSETCLLRKFGSSRSQLSEISSNMAKNVFITGGNARLPGIRERIVREFTGFLPVGTDLNVRLAEDPSLSAWKGMAKFANTELYESSIMTKKDFEEYGPEYIKEHNLGNAKYVE, encoded by the coding sequence ATGTCAAGGGATTCGGAACAACCACCATTGAAGGTGCATGTTATTGAGGAGCCTCCGGTAACAACGGAGCCGGAGCCGTTTTTCCACTGTAGTGAAGGTGGCGGCAATATACCAATTGCAATTGATTTTGGCTCTTATGAAGTAAGAGCTGGCTATGTTAATGAAGCGCTGCCTGTTTTAGTGTACCCCAATAGGTTAGCACGTTATAGGGACCGTAAAGCCAGTAAAACGTATACCTTTGTCGGTAACGATACCAATCTCGATCAGTCTATTCGAACTCAAAGCAAGAGTCCATTCGATGGATCAATGATTACAAATTGGGATTATGTTGAAGATATGTTGGGCTATACCTTCAACCATCTCGGAGTTAAAGGACAAGGAGGAGTTAATAATCCTGTGTTAATTACGGAGCGAATGGCGGCGTTACAGTCACAGCGGTCGAATTGGTATGAGCTGTTATTTGAGTGCTATGCTGTTCCAAAAGTGACCTTTGGTATTGACAGtttattttcattttttGGGGAACAACAACGTCCCGATAGTACAGGTTTGGTCATCAGCAGCGGCAACGGAGACACGAATGTGATTCCTGTGGTTTGCGGCAAAGCAGCTCTTACAGAAGCTAAACGTATTAACTGGGGAGGAAGACAGTCTGTGGATTATCTCAGCGGACTTCTTTCTTTGAAGTATCCTTATTTCCCCACTAAACTTGCAACAAGCCAGTTTGAGACCATGTACCACTCATTCTCATATGTGGCAACAGACTTTGCTACTGAACTGGAAGATATGTTAACCCTAGAGAAATTGgaaaaagaagatattGTCGTGGAAGCTCCCTTTACAGAAATTGTGACAGTTCAAAAGACCGAAGAGGAATTGCAGCTACAAGCGGAAAAGCGGAGGGAAACAGGAAAGCGGTTACAAGAACAAGCCAAACAGCGGCGCAAGGAGATGCTACAACAAAAGGAGGAAGAATACGAGTATTATCTACAAATTCGGGCCCAATTGCAGGACCAAccaaagaagaatattCTGTCAACATTGCAAAATGCCGGatttgatgatgaagatgattTCCAGAAGTACATCACCAGCTTGGAACGTACATTGAAACGTGCACGTATTCTTGACGCAGACGATAACGATGAGGATGAGAAAGCTGAGCCAACTTTTGATTTGTTGAATATCCCTGATGAGGAGCTTTCTGAGGAGCAAAAAAGGGAAAAGAGAAAACAGCGGCTGATGAAAGCTAACTACGATGCTAGGATGAAGGCAAAGGAAGAGAAGCTGGAGCAGCAGAAGAAAGAGGAAGAGGCGAGACTAAAGGACGAACAGTGGCGGAAAGACGATCTTCAAGGTTGGATCAAGAATAAACGTTTACGGTTGTCTCAGTTAATGAAGACCAGAAAAGAAAAGCTGAAGATGAAAGACGATATGAAAGATCGTAAGTCCCAAGCTGCTCAGAAACGTATGAAAAACATTGCATCCTTAGCCGAAGATAGTATTTCGAGTAATAAGAGATCGAGGCAACAGGCAACTATTGATAATGATCCCAACGATACATTCGGTGCGAATGACGATGACTGGATGATATACAATGATATATCACAAAGTCCAGAAGCTTTAGATGAAGCTATAGAGGAAGAATACAAAATAATTGTAGAGATAGAAAAAGAATTGTTAGAGCACGATCCAAATTTCACGGAGGAAGATACCCTGGAAGCTCAATATGACTGGAGAAATTCGATCTTACATCTTTTTCTAAGAGGCCCGCGGCCTCACGATAGTGAAAATGTTCATGAACAATATCAGCTACATTTGAATGTGGAGCGCATTCGTGTCCCTGAGGTTATTTTTCAACCGTCAATTGGAGGTCTTGACCAGGCAGGGATTGTGGAACTATCTGAGACATGTTTGCTGAGAAAGTTTGGTTCTAGTAGAAGCCAACTAAGTGAAATCAGCAGTAACATGGCCAAAAATGTGTTCATAACGGGTGGTAACGCACGATTGCCAGGGATTAGGGAACGCATTGTGCGTGAGTTCACTGGCTTCCTACCGGTTGGCACCGATCTCAATGTGAGATTGGCTGAAGATCCCTCGTTATCTGCCTGGAAAGGTATGGCAAAGTTTGCCAATACTGAACTGTACGAAAGTTCAATAATGACCAAAAAAGACTTTGAAGAATATGGACCGGAATATATAAAGGAACATAATCTAGGGAATGCCAAATATGTAGAATAA
- the OST2 gene encoding dolichyl-diphosphooligosaccharide-protein glycotransferase (Syntenic homolog of Ashbya gossypii ADL261C; Syntenic homolog of Saccharomyces cerevisiae YOR103C (OST2)), which translates to MVDTKVDKLRAMKKKPTGRMSGSLSGTLCDAIIQFQESLVTAWQAYRKDVSGNQRLMLIDTFCLGLVVLGVIQFSFIVVRRDTFPFNAFLSGFIACVGQFVLLVSLRLQIGEEFKGISKPRAFGEFTFASLVLHFICLHFIN; encoded by the coding sequence ATGGTAGACACTAAGGTAGATAAGTTACGTgcgatgaagaagaagccCACTGGTAGGATGTCGGGTAGTTTGTCGGGTACATTGTGTGATGCTATTATACAGTTTCAAGAATCACTAGTGACAGCGTGGCAAGCATATCGTAAAGATGTTAGTGGAAACCAAAGGCTGATGTTAATTGATACATTTTGCCTAGGTCTTGTCGTTTTGGGCGTTATTCAGTTTAGTTTTATAGTGGTTCGCAGGGATACGTTCCCATTTAACGCATTTCTATCAGGGTTTATTGCTTGTGTAGGCCAGTTTGTGTTGCTGGTGTCATTGAGACTGCAAATTGGTGAGGAATTCAAAGGAATATCGAAACCCAGAGCGTTTGGAGAGTTCACTTTTGCTAGCTTGGTGTTACATTTCATCTGCCTACACTTTATAAACTAG